A region of the Pseudomonas asiatica genome:
TGGTCAGGTTGTCGGTGTAGGCCAGGCGCTCGATGCGCTGCTGGGCCAGCTTGGTCTGGGTGACGTCTTCGTAGATGCCGATGTAGTGGGTCAGCTCACGGTTGTCGCCGTATACCTTGGAAATCGACAGCTGGCCCCAGTAGGGCTCGAGGTTCTTGCGCCGGCTCTTGAACTCGCCCTGCCAGCTGTTGCCCATGGCCAGGCTCGACGGCGAGTCGAACAGCAGCTCGCTCAGGTTTTCCAGCGCCGGCAGCTCGCCCAGGTGGCGGCCTTGCACTTCCTCGGTGCTGTACTGGGTGATGGCGGTAAAGCTGGGGTTGACGTACTCCACCACACCGTCGCGGTTGACCAGCAGGAAAGCGTTGGCGCTCTGCTCGACCGCACGCTGGAACAGGTGCAGGGCGCTGGCGGCGGTGCGCCGGTTGTGGTTGGTGATGACCTGGGCGAACTGGTCGGCCAGTTCGCCGGCAAAGGCGATTTCGTCCGACTGCCAGGCCCGTGTCTGGCCGGTCTGTTCCAGGCACAGCACGCCGACTACCTGGCCATCGACACGGATGCTGGCATCGAGCATGGCCTTGTTTTCCGGGTACATACTTTGCGCCAGGGCGCGGGTGCGTGGGTCGTGGCCGGCATTGTGGGCGTCGATGGCGCGGCTGGCGTGCAGCGCGTCGAGATAATCGGGGAAGTGGCTGGCATCGATTGCTTCGGGCTGGCGGTGCTCTTGCGCGTCCCGGTACCAGGCGATTATCGGCTCCAGACGCTGGTCTTCCAGGTGCCAGATGCTGGCGCAGTCCACCTTGTAGATCTCGCAGGCGCTCTGGGTAATCAGCTGGGCGGCTTCCCGCAGCGAGTTCCCGGCGCTGTAGCGTTGGCGGGCCAGGCGAAGGATCAGGTCCTGCTGGCCGCGTACCCGGTCCAGATGCTCGAGTTGTTCCTGCTGCGCGCGCTGGTTCAGTTGCAGGGCCAGTTGCAGGCGGTTGTTGCGCGATTCCAGGTCGCTGGCACCGGCTTCGCCAGTATCTTCGGCCTGGTCGTCGAGCACGCTCAGGTAGCCGCGCAACAGGTGGCGGTTGTGCTGCTTGTAGGCTTCCCCAGCCTCCAGCAGGCGTAGCGATGCAGTTGGCGTGTGCAAGGTGTAGCGCACGCGGTAGTAGCCGCGCTGGGCCAGTTGCAGCTGGATCTCGTCGTGCAGCCGGTAGCGGGCCTCGGGTTCCATTAGGCTGGCATAGGGTGCGTCTACCAGGGCGCACAGGTCGCCGGCGTGCAGGCCGAACTGGCGCTCGCAGGCCGGGTCGAGGTAGAGCATGGTCCAGCTGGCTTCGTTGAGCCTTTCGAAACGCAGCATGCCGAGCCGCGAGGGCACGGGTAACTGCGTGACGACCTCGGCCGCCACACGGCTGGCGGCATCGGGTTGGCTTTTCATCGAAGACTCGCTTGAAGAGGAAACGCGGCCTTGGGGGCGGCAGGTCTGGCAAGGTTGCATCATGTCCCGGGGGCTGGCAAGCAGCCATGCGTGATGCTGTGGACGGGTTATCGGCTGGTGGGTGGGAATCTGTAGTCTGGCTGATATTTCCGGGGCTGCTTTGCAGCCCATCGCAGGCGATCGCGGTACCTTGTAGGAGCGGCCTTGTGTCGCGATAGGAGGGCAAAGCCCTCCCGGCTTTCTCAAGGCAAAAAAAAGCCCCGCCAATCGACGGGGTTGAGGTACGAGCGTGGCAGCTCGAAAAGGGTACTGCCCCTCGCGGGGAGGGGCAGTGGGCTGCCTTACAGCAGCATGGTGCGGATATCGCCCAGCACGTCGCCCAGGCGCTTGGTGAAGCGCGCGGCGGCAGCGCCGTTGATCACACGGTGATCGTAGGACAGCGACAGCGGCAGCATCAGCTTCGGCTGGAATGCCTTGCCATCCCAGACCGGCTGCATGGTCGCCTTGGAGACGCCCAGGATAGCCACTTCCGGCGCGTTGACGATCGGCGTGAAGCCGGTGCCGCCAATGTGGCCGAGGCTGGAGATGGTGAAGCAGGCGCCTTGCATCTCGTCGGCCGACAGCTTCTTGGTGCGGGCTTTTTCGGCCAGCGCAGCCGCTTCGGCAGCCAGTTGCAGCAGGCTCTTCTGGTCGACGTTCTTGATCACAGGGACCAGCAGGCCGTCCGGGGTGTCCACGGCAAAGCCGATGTGCACGTACTTCTTGCGGATGATGGCCTTGCCGCTTGGCGCCAGCGAGCTGTTGAAGTCCGGCAGTTCCTTGAGCAGGAAGGCGCAGGCCTTGAGCAGCAGTGGCAGCACGGTCAGCTTCACGCCAGCCTTCTCGGCCACGGCCTTCTGCGCAACGCGGAAGGCTTCCAGCTCGGTGATGTCGGCGGAGTCGAACTGGGTCACGTGCGGCACGTTCAGCCAGCTGCGGTGCAGGTTGGCAGCACCGACCTGCATCAGGCGGGTCAGGGCCACTTCTTCCACTTCACCGAACTTGCTGAAGTCCACGGCAGGGATCGGCGGGATGCCGGCGCCACCGGTTGCACCAGCGGCTGCCGGTGCTTCCTTGGCCTTCTGCATCATCGCCTTGACGTAGACCTGCACGTCTTCTTTCAGGATGCGGCCGTGCGGACCGGTCGCGGCAACCGCGCCCAGGTCGACGCCGAATTCACGGGCCAGCTGGCGAACCGCCGGGCCTGCGTGAACCTTGGCGTTGCTGCCGGCAGCCGGTGCGGTAGCAACCGGTGCAGGGGTAGCAGCCGGGGCAGCAGCGGCAGGTGCGGCGGCCGGAGCCGCCTCAGCCTTGGCCGGGGCAGCAGCAGCGGCAGGTGCCGGAGCAGCAGCCGGGGCAGCGCCCGCGACTTTCAGCTTGAAGATCAGGTCGCCAGTGCCGACTTCGTCTTCCAGCTTGCACAGTACTTCTTCGACCACGCCGGCAGCCGGCGAAGGGATTTCCATGGAGGCCTTGTCGGACTCCAGGGTAATCAGCGACTGGTCGGCTTCGACGGTGTCGCCGACCTTGACCAGCACTTCGATGATCTTGGCCTTGCCCGACGAGCCGATGTCCGGCACGTGGATGTCCTGCACGCTGGCGGCAGCCGGGGCTGCTGCAGGGGCAGGGGCGGCTTCGGCGGCCGGAGCCGGCGCAGCAGCCTGGGCCGGGGCTGCGGCCGGGGCCTCAGGGGCCGCAGCAGCGGCGCCCTCGGCTTCCAGGACCAGCAGCTCGTCGCCTTCTTTCAGGCGGTCGCCCAGCTTGACCTTCAGCTCCTTGATGACGCCGGCTTTCGGGGCCGGGATCTCCATGGAGGCCTTGTCGGACTCCAGGGTCA
Encoded here:
- the aceF gene encoding dihydrolipoyllysine-residue acetyltransferase codes for the protein MSELIRVPDIGSGEGEIIELFVKVGDRIEADQSLLTLESDKASMEIPAPKAGVIKELKVKLGDRLKEGDELLVLEAEGAAAAAPEAPAAAPAQAAAPAPAAEAAPAPAAAPAAASVQDIHVPDIGSSGKAKIIEVLVKVGDTVEADQSLITLESDKASMEIPSPAAGVVEEVLCKLEDEVGTGDLIFKLKVAGAAPAAAPAPAAAAAPAKAEAAPAAAPAAAAPAATPAPVATAPAAGSNAKVHAGPAVRQLAREFGVDLGAVAATGPHGRILKEDVQVYVKAMMQKAKEAPAAAGATGGAGIPPIPAVDFSKFGEVEEVALTRLMQVGAANLHRSWLNVPHVTQFDSADITELEAFRVAQKAVAEKAGVKLTVLPLLLKACAFLLKELPDFNSSLAPSGKAIIRKKYVHIGFAVDTPDGLLVPVIKNVDQKSLLQLAAEAAALAEKARTKKLSADEMQGACFTISSLGHIGGTGFTPIVNAPEVAILGVSKATMQPVWDGKAFQPKLMLPLSLSYDHRVINGAAAARFTKRLGDVLGDIRTMLL
- a CDS encoding putative bifunctional diguanylate cyclase/phosphodiesterase, which encodes MKSQPDAASRVAAEVVTQLPVPSRLGMLRFERLNEASWTMLYLDPACERQFGLHAGDLCALVDAPYASLMEPEARYRLHDEIQLQLAQRGYYRVRYTLHTPTASLRLLEAGEAYKQHNRHLLRGYLSVLDDQAEDTGEAGASDLESRNNRLQLALQLNQRAQQEQLEHLDRVRGQQDLILRLARQRYSAGNSLREAAQLITQSACEIYKVDCASIWHLEDQRLEPIIAWYRDAQEHRQPEAIDASHFPDYLDALHASRAIDAHNAGHDPRTRALAQSMYPENKAMLDASIRVDGQVVGVLCLEQTGQTRAWQSDEIAFAGELADQFAQVITNHNRRTAASALHLFQRAVEQSANAFLLVNRDGVVEYVNPSFTAITQYSTEEVQGRHLGELPALENLSELLFDSPSSLAMGNSWQGEFKSRRKNLEPYWGQLSISKVYGDNRELTHYIGIYEDVTQTKLAQQRIERLAYTDNLTNLGNRPAFIRSLDERFARDGEYSMCLLLVDIDNFKRINDSLGHQTGDKLLISLARRLRNSLHTGGILARFASNEFAVLLDDTSLEDGQGVAQQLLRTLDKPMFVDNQLINVTASVGLACAPLHGADPASLMKNAGLALHKAKANGKHQVQVFTEVLNAEASYKLFVENNLRRALTQNELEVFYQPKLCLRSGRLLGLEALLRWNHPERGMIRPDQFISVAEETGLIIPIGKWVVRQSCRMSQQLREAGMGNLHVAINLSPKQFSDPDLVASISTILEEEALPPHLLELELTEGLLLEATEDTHRQLDELKALGLTLAMDDFGTGYSSLSYLKKFPIDILKIDRSFINEIPDNQDDMEITSAVVAMAHNLKLKVVAEGIETPEQLAFLRRHRCDVGQGYLFDRPIPGRELAERLKRYPRGPVA